Genomic segment of Candidatus Effluviviaceae Genus I sp.:
CGGACGTCGAGGTGCCGTTCCTGAAGGACTGGGTCATCTCGCTCGGCCCCGCCTACATCGTGTTCGTGATGCTCGTCATCACGGGAAGCTCGAACGCGGTGAACCTCACGGACGGGCTGGACGGCCTGGCGATCGGCCTTGCGGTGTTCTGCGCGCTCGCGTTCGCGGCCATGAGCTACATCACGGGGAACGTCAAGTTCAGCGACTACCTGAACGTCCCCTACATTGCCGGCACCGGAGAGCTCGCGGTCTACTGTGCCTCGCTCATGGGCGCCGGGATGGGGTTCCTGTGGTACAACGCCCATCCCGCGGAGATCTTCATGGGCGACACCGGGGCGCTCGCCGTCGGCGGCGCGCTCGGGACGCTCGCCGTCCTCATCAAGAAGGAGATCTGGCTCGTCATCGTCGGCGGGCTGTTCGTCATCGTGGCGCTCTCCGTCATCATCCAGATCCTCTCGGTGAAGCTCACGGGGCGGCGCGTCTTCCTCATGGCGCCTCTCCATCATCACTTCCAGAAGCGCGGGTGGCACGAGAGCAAGGTGGTCGTGAGGTTCTGGATCGTCGGAGCGCTGTTCGTCGTGCTGGCTCTCTCGACACTCAAACTCCAGTAGGGAGAGCGGTGTGAAGACGGGGTGGATCGGTGGAAGCGGGCAGAGGACATCGGCGAGGGGAGGGGCATCCGCCCATGCGGACGCCGCTCGATCTGAGGTCGCGCACGGTGCTCGTGGTGGGGCTGGCGAGGAGCGGCCGCGCGGCCGTCGAGCTCCTCTTGGCTTGTGGAAGCTCCGTCGTCGCGACGGATCTCCGGGCGACGGAGGAGCTGCGGGCGCTCGCCCGGAGCTGGGCCGGGCGCGGCGCGCGCGTCGTGCTCGGTGAGAACCCGACGGGGCTCGTCCGCGGCGCGGACCTCATGGTCCTGAGCCCGGGCGTGCCGCAGGACGCGCCGGTCGTCGCGGAGGCAAGGGCGCTGGGCGTGCGGGTGATCGGGGAGATCGAGCTCGCCTACGCGTTCTCGAAAGGAAGCTGGGTCGCCGTGACGGGGACGAACGGGAAGACGACCACCACCGCGCTCACGGGCGAGCTCGTGAAGACCACGGGCCGGCCCGTCCTCGTCGGCGGCAACATCGGCATCGCGCTCGCCGACCAGGTGATGAGCGTTCCCGAGGAGGGGTACATCGTCGCCGAGGTCTCGAGCTTCCAGCTCGACACGATCGAGGCGTTCCGTCCGCGCGTCGGCGTGCTTCTCAACGTCACGGAGGACCACCTCGACCGCTACCCGTCGATGGACGCGTACGCGGCGTCGAAGCGGCGGATCTTCATGAACCAGGAAGCGACGGACACCGCCGTGCTCAACGTGGACGACCCCGCCGTGGCGGCTGCGGCTGACACGCTGCGGTCGAGGGTCGTCCCCGTGAGCGCGCTTCGCGAGGCGAAGGGCGGCGTGTTCGTGAGGGAGGGGATCATCGTGTCGCAGGCGGCCGGGAAGGACGAGCCCGTGCTCCCGGCGCGGGAGCTCGGCATCCCCGGGCCGCACAACCTCGCGAACGCGCTCGCGGCGACGGCGGCCGCGATGGCCGTGGGCGTCTCCGCGGCCGACGCGGCGCGCGTGCTTCGGTGCTTCGCGCCGCTTCCGCACCGGCTGGAACGGGTCGCCGAGATCGACGGCGTCGCGTACGTCAACGACTCGAAGGCGACCAACGTGGACGCCGTGAGCTTCGCGCTGCGCAGCTACGAGCGGCCGATCGTCCTCATCGCGGGCGGGAGGGACAAGGGCGCGGACTTCGGC
This window contains:
- the murD gene encoding UDP-N-acetylmuramoyl-L-alanine--D-glutamate ligase; the encoded protein is MRTPLDLRSRTVLVVGLARSGRAAVELLLACGSSVVATDLRATEELRALARSWAGRGARVVLGENPTGLVRGADLMVLSPGVPQDAPVVAEARALGVRVIGEIELAYAFSKGSWVAVTGTNGKTTTTALTGELVKTTGRPVLVGGNIGIALADQVMSVPEEGYIVAEVSSFQLDTIEAFRPRVGVLLNVTEDHLDRYPSMDAYAASKRRIFMNQEATDTAVLNVDDPAVAAAADTLRSRVVPVSALREAKGGVFVREGIIVSQAAGKDEPVLPARELGIPGPHNLANALAATAAAMAVGVSAADAARVLRCFAPLPHRLERVAEIDGVAYVNDSKATNVDAVSFALRSYERPIVLIAGGRDKGADFGVLSTLVAARVKRVVTIGEAAAKLEAALAGSAPVERAGSLREAVRAAAAAASAGDVVLLSPACASFDMFADYEDRGRQFKAEVLRLAAERGGGPGGGRG
- a CDS encoding phospho-N-acetylmuramoyl-pentapeptide-transferase, producing the protein MFYHLLYPLSGTFSALNVFRYITFRSAYAAITALLISFLLGPLFLKMLRRRQLTAGVREFLPESHVTKADTPTMGGLLILVATLVPTLLWARLDNEFVWIVMLATAWLGLVGFADDYLKVVKRRPKGLIARYKIAGQLGLGLLVGTLIYVRNTVASPSDVEVPFLKDWVISLGPAYIVFVMLVITGSSNAVNLTDGLDGLAIGLAVFCALAFAAMSYITGNVKFSDYLNVPYIAGTGELAVYCASLMGAGMGFLWYNAHPAEIFMGDTGALAVGGALGTLAVLIKKEIWLVIVGGLFVIVALSVIIQILSVKLTGRRVFLMAPLHHHFQKRGWHESKVVVRFWIVGALFVVLALSTLKLQ